The following is a genomic window from Gigantopelta aegis isolate Gae_Host chromosome 5, Gae_host_genome, whole genome shotgun sequence.
TGAGAACACtccacatttgaaaggtttctcaccaaCATGAATCAACATAGATCTctctacacagatgtcatctgccatcaAAACACGTTAAAGTGCCCTACTTCAAATggagattgccaatagaacgggttctcgttggcactaacaacatacaccattgcaaacatacattatataagaatTTATTTCCACTCCAAAATTGATATTTCTGTCTCAGTATTTTTGCAATATGACCACATCTGGCTGGAGTACACAATAGATGTccatcaaacaaacagccactacatggtaatgtatgaccttttaggtagttctgatataaggaacatacaaagaagctaattatatAGTTAGATCATTGAACGTATTAGTTTTTATCAAtggttgctatgggcaacaaccATTACATTGTGAaatgttgaaatcctgtttttcctgcatatttcagcatgaagatgcACACATTATTAATGGCGGgtacaaattctacttttatagtagaatactatgtaatatattcacaataccatcaaaactgtttgtcactatgactgtacattaaaaaaccccaactaatcattatgcacaaaatcacagaaattagggtgaatttggatactgaccttgtgaccttgaattttgacctgtTAAAATGAGAAACTCaatgttagacactcagatcaatttatatattacatgtaagaacactagcaTATCAATTCttgaccccaccccccccccccccccaccccccaaaaaaagaagaaaaaaaaagacgatAAAATTGACTTGTTTGTTATATTTACCCCGAAAGGGCCCCCATAAGCTTAACTAAAAACCAAATCGATGAAAAGACCTTtctataaggatgctacactagtacattctcattttggcttgctaaacttatatttttggggataaacagtaatttcatgttttacattatggtctcactacaaaGTTGTCATCTGCCACTGAAACCCCATGtcaaattgcccaacttcaaatgaagattgccaacagaacgggttctcattggcactaacagcatacaccattgcgaacatacattatataagcatttattttcactccacaattgagaacatttccatctcagttttttgctacaTGACCACATCTGTCAATAGTACGgatccgaacaggtggttcattaaccgattcactccagctgtctctagcgctatacacccatatcccaaaaggtcaatgcaaaatattacaaaataacacggGCGAAGTACAGTcaaaggcttaccattaaacatattgttctaattcttcaccatttcctggaagtgaatatgtgaatcaTAACaattgtgtcacaattaggaactatagtggaccgtgattaatgaactctcacccggtagtcaactgtgtagtgagaccatatgTTTtgttcggtttttttttttttttgttcgggggggggggggggggggggggggtggtgtgtgtgtgtgtaaagagGGAACTACATGTGAAacgttttgtgttgtttatcaACATACGTTATTTCAAGCTGGAAAtttgtctaaaacattttttgcacACTTCATATGTTGTTTTAAGCTGGAAgtctgtgtaaaaaaaaacaaaaaattatatactacAGATCTGAAAGGGTTCCCAAAAGTATGCATCAACATGCTTTATCAAGTAAagtttgtaaagtttcttttatttaacaatgccactagagcacattttttttatcttatcattggctattggacgtcaaacatatggtcattccgacactgtttttagaggaaacccgctgtcgccacataggctactcttttacgacaggcagcaagggatcttttatttcactcagggtttggataggcaggatagcacaaaccatggcctttgttgaactagttatggatcactggtcagtgcaagtggtttacacctacctaatgagccttacggagcactcactcagggtttggagtcggtatctggattaaaaatcccatgcctcgactgggatccgaacccagcacctaccagcctgtagactgatggcctaaccacgatgccaccgaggccggtttgttttATCATGTAGTAACACTttacatttgaaaggtttctcaccagtatgagTCAACATATGTTTTTTGGCTTTTTAAAGATGGAACTACATATGAACCTTTTTGTGATTTTTCAAGCTGGAACTCTGCGAAAAACATTTTGAGCACaattcacatttgaaaggtttctcgccagtatgaatcaacatgtGTTGTTTCAAGGTAGAActctgtgtaaaacattttttgcacacttcacatttgaaaggtttctcgccagtatgaatcaacatatgctgtTTTAAATTGCAACTATGCCTAAAAAATGTtctgcacacttcacatttgaaaggtttctcgcCAGTATGAATCACTATATGATGTTTCAAATCGGACCTgtgcataaaacattttgtgcatacTTCACATCTGAAACGTGAGTGCTCAGGAGTATGAACCACCATATGTTTTTTCAAATGAGAATGGTGCTTAAAAGATTTTTTGCacatttcacatttgaaaggtttctcgccagtatgaatcaacatatgccgTTTCAAGCAGGAACtctgtataaaacattttgtgcatacttcacatttgaaaggtttctcgccagtatgaatcaacatatgccgTTTCAAGCAGGAACtctgtataaaacattttgtgcatactttacatttgaaaggtttctcaccagtatgaatcgACATATGCTGTTTCAAACAGGTATTGCTTTTGAAACACTTTCTGGGCACATCACAATTTAAAGGTTTTTTATCAGTGTGGCCAGCTATATGTTGTTTCAAAAGGATGGTACTTATAAAACTCTTTCCGCAAAGCTCACATTTGAATGGTTTCCAACCAGTATGAATCAGCATATGTCGTTTTAAGTAATAGCGCGAGACAAAACCTTTGGAACATACTACACATCTGAAAAAGCTTTCTCCCGTGTGGACGTGCATATGTGTTTTAATGTACCTCTTGGATGAGAAATCCTTCAAACACATTCCACACCTGAAAGGTTTTTCATTAGTGTGAACAATcatgtgttttttaatgttcCTCTTGGTTGAAAAATCCTTTAAGCACATTCCACACCTGAAAGGTTTTTCACCAACACGAACTTCACATTTATAACGTGATTTATCACTCAACAACATGTTGGTGTTCAGAGGCAGATCTTCAATTCAcgttttttctcaaacattgCCACTTTGGGCTCAGTAAACGAAAGAGTATAGTGTTTCCTCTAGAGAACTTCTTTCAAATCGGAATGTAACAAATGTCTCACGTTCATACACAACTGTACTAAGAATACAGCTAGTTctgaaatagaaaaaaagaaacgaatCAATAAAACAGAAGCTAAGATGGATATCCACCTTCGGTCTGACAGATGCACACTAGCGTCGGTGACATGTTTCAAGTCAATCACCTTTGATCTGACAGGTGCACACTGGCGTTGGTGGCACAGTTTTCTGTGTCAATCACCTTCAGTCTGACAGGTGCACACTGGCGTTGGTGACACAGTTTTCTGTGTCAATCACCTTCAGTCTGACAGCTGGACTCTGGCGTTGGTTGCAAAGTTTTCACGCCAATCACCTTTAGTATCACAGGTGGACTCTGGGggacgaggggggggggggatgatgtGGGGGGAGACAACTATCCCCCTGGTGGTGGAGCAACTTTACCCAATGCGTTAAAAACAATGAAGGCATTCTTTCAAAATCAATTGGACTAAAAATATGTCGAAGGGTTAGTGCCGGAACCCATTATATGGTGAATTATATAAAAAGTTTTTAGTTAATCACCTTGCCAGCACCAAGGGAACGTGTACTGTCATTTCACCCATGTCAgcatagttcagtggtacagtggtacagGTAGATGCGATGGGATATATGATTGATTTCCCTTAGTGGTCCCGTCGGCTTTTATCCTGCCTCAACCAGTGCCCAAGACattaaagattgtggtatgtactatcctctcaatggggaagtgcatataaatgataccttgtcgCTGTCTAGTTGGAGCAGCCTCTGTGGTGGTAGTAATTTTCCTTTTGCATTTTAcagaccaagtgtcgaaatacccCACAAAGTGGAT
Proteins encoded in this region:
- the LOC121373101 gene encoding zinc finger protein 85-like, producing the protein IQSSCLKRHMLIHTGEKPFKCEMCKKSFKHHSHLKKHMVVHTPEHSRFRCEVCTKCFMHRSDLKHHIVIHTGEKPFKCEVCRTFFRHSCNLKQHMLIHTGEKPFKCEVCKKCFTQSSTLKQHMLIHTGEKPFKCELCSKCFSQSSSLKNHKKVHM